The Spirosoma foliorum genome has a window encoding:
- a CDS encoding OsmC family protein: MATIHIDYLGGLRTDCVHLQSGTHINTDAPTDNQGLGEAFSPTDLVANALGSCIITTMAIFARRDGIDLTGSELDVTKVMTTQPPRRIARIEVNLTLRASREGEAFLPDDETRARLEKIAHTCPVAISLHPDLEQAVSIRWETGVAA; this comes from the coding sequence ATGGCAACGATTCACATTGATTACCTGGGTGGCCTACGTACCGATTGTGTACATCTTCAATCGGGTACGCATATTAACACCGATGCTCCTACTGATAACCAGGGCCTGGGTGAAGCGTTCTCACCAACCGACCTGGTGGCTAACGCCCTTGGCTCCTGCATTATTACAACGATGGCCATTTTTGCCCGTCGCGATGGCATCGATTTAACCGGGAGCGAACTCGACGTCACGAAAGTGATGACCACGCAACCTCCCCGTCGTATTGCCCGCATCGAAGTTAACTTAACGCTCCGCGCGAGTCGGGAAGGTGAAGCTTTTTTACCCGACGATGAAACCCGTGCCCGGCTTGAAAAAATTGCCCATACCTGTCCCGTTGCTATTAGCTTACACCCTGATCTTGAGCAAGCCGTGAGTATTCGATGGGAAACAGGAGTGGCGGCCTGA